Below is a genomic region from Vitis riparia cultivar Riparia Gloire de Montpellier isolate 1030 chromosome 5, EGFV_Vit.rip_1.0, whole genome shotgun sequence.
AGAGCCTGCAGTAACAAAACTATTCATTCAAACAGAAAAATTGCaatgtaacaaaaacaaaatgctGTACCAACACAGTTAATGGCAAAAGAGTTAGGCCATCCATTATTCCTTGCGAAGATCTATCCCAGCCTTCTTAGCAACAGCATCCAGTCCATTCTTCTCTATTGTCTTCAACGCCTTGGTCGACAAACGTAGTTTCACATAGCGCTTTCCTGCTTCCCACCAGATCTTCTTGTACTGTAGGTTTACAAACTGCAACTTTTTTGTCTTGTGGTTTGAGAAGGAAACCTTGTTTGCCTTGTTTGCTTTCTTCCCAGTGAAGGGGCACACTCTACCTGAAGAATAAACCAATCATGAGATTAATCAAATAGTTCACAAACCGATTAAACAGATACTGTTTGCTGTCATAATGGTTAAAACAATTTTACAACCCTGCCTGTGCTGAGTTAAGTGTTGTTATCTTTCATGTAGTTCTCTTATGCCtcgagaaaaagaagagggttGTAGTAGGTAAAAGGCTAGCAAAATGAAAGAGATCGATTATCATATCACACTAATAAATTAAAGTGGAAGGAAAGGGATGAAAAGATTATAAAGTGTTTAATATAAGAATCAATAAAAGGGCAAGGCACTGGTTGATCCATGATGCATAGGTTGAGAAGCATGTTAATCAACTTGTTCTAATGCACTCCCTACCAACTGAAGAACAAAAGCAAAACAGAGAACAGAACTGTGTTCATAAAACACCATACAGATAAATCTACCCATCATTTGTATAACTGAGTCTCAGTTTCCCAAACCTTTTCATCCCTCATCTCATTAAATACCCTAATCTATAAAGGAAAGAATTAAATCTTGCTCATGTTCGTAGTTCCTGTAAACCTAATCCTTTTTTCTGCTTCAATAAAACCAATAATGCAAACCTAATCAAAGTTAAATGATGAATGCACAGATAATGTTTCACAACACCATTCTATTCTGTTGAATCTGTAATTTTGCAGGTAAAATTATAATTGGGAGGCACCATTCCCATATTTTCATACACCAATTTGAAGAAGCAGAAGTATATATCAAGCATAAGCCAATGTAGTTCATGAAACCAGCCAATATTAAGTGAGAACCCCTGAACAAATTCCCACCcccaccaagaaaaaaaaaacaagacacTATTAAAGGAAAATTATGGGAAATCCATGATTGCCCAGTACTTATGTTAATCCACAATGCATGTGTCATTGCATTACCCATCAGACATCCACCAGACAGGTTTACAGCTTCCTAAACCACACTAAAGCAGCAACCATTATAGGAGGCTTCAGGCATTAATGCATCTGAAAGAATCATTAATCCGTCAAATTAAACATGTGTTGTACATCAATTTCAATCAGATTTGCATGCTATATGTAGCTACACCATGGGGCAATTCAACAAAGCATACAAATACTGAACATAATGTTCCCTTTAGCACTTGAAAAGGCACCCATTTCTaaggcttttttctttttggtcatTTCTCTCATTCTTCCCAAAATTCAAAGTTCAAACAAATCCAACAAATTGATACACCCATATGCGCATTAATGCTGCGCTTGGTTGCCAACAAAATgtatggaaaaaagaaaaactcaaaattttggacctcaaaattttcaatatttggcACACCAGAGAAACAAAAAAGGGATTTCCTTTTCACTTCTTTTCGTCAATTTTCAcattaaccaaacaaaagaaagaagaagacaaagaaaaagagaaattacGGGCGACAGGTCGAAGAGGAAGTGTGAGAGGAGCAGAAGGGATGGGATTCAGCAATTGAAGGTGGGTGCATGAAATTTTGATGCCTCCAAACTGGGAGGTAACAAATGCTAAGTCTGAAGCCATCTTGGCCTTCTTCAAACTCGGAAGTCGTAGTTTATGGGAGGAATTGCACACCACTAGTCCTCCTCCTGCTACTGCTGCTGCCATTTCTTTATGTGGCTCACTCTGCCTTCTGTCTTCCCCCTTATCTGCTTTCCCCAAATGTTTTCATTtgggtatttatttttttaaaataaaaaaatatatatcaaaataaatgttttcatatCAGCTTGCCTCCCCTTTTCATAAAACTAATTTCAGAAGCATggctttgaaaataaattatttatttttctaataattaatttcaaaaaggCATTTTCTAAGTAAattattcattcttttttttaaaaaaaaaaaattgttttttaactaaTCTTTTAAGCATTAATAAATTAAGGAGTAATTTCATCAAAACCTTGAGgtttaatgtaaatatattaaaaccTTGAGgtttaatgtaaatatattaagttatgataagtttcaaattttattaattagcatttttttactttttaaagaataaaatttaatttttagaaaatgttatacactcttatttaaaatatttttacttaaaatttcttttaaaaaataaatctgataaatggaataaattttatagaaatgttaacctacaaaatttgaaatcaatagtGATGAAGTATATTTACATCAAACCGCGAAAGGtctcaatgaaattaacccataaattatattttgtgtccttatattcaaaataaaacaattaaaaattgtccaaaattattaaataatgtcattttatatatttttgtaatgaggtctatttttttactttcttaattacaaaaaaaaaataaaagtagaaatctaaatattttatttttattatcactaGTCTCTTTattgttatttctatttttacattttattcttattttaattaaaattattttgtttgagtttgatttaaaatattcttatatatgTAATATTCTACaagaaattacaaattaaaagtaatgtaaaaagatttattttttatttcatacatCAAAGATAATATCAAAACATAATAATGAAGAcgatactaaaaaaataaaaaataaaataaagtaattacaAAAGCAATGAACCAAACAAGTAAAAATGGTTAGCTAAAACTAGACGTTGACTAGACCGAGGCTAGGTAGGAATAGGATTGAAATCAGCAGGCAATGGTGGCCCTATTGAGTGACTAGCACACCCAAATGAGATTTTAGACCAAAGCAAGCATTTCAATTATTGAGTGACTCAAGTTTGTATTCAAGCACTAAGCAATAGTCCTACACGAACCATGTTGTGCATCCTTGATCACAATTCACAAGTCGGTTCTTATATTTGAATACAATGATCGAACATGTAGCATAATGTTTAGAATGTTAGACAACATGACTGCAACTATGtttgcttcttgaattttaAGATCGAAGGCTCTATGATATTATTCGATGcccaaatttaatataaagatCAAATGTTATCTAGATAATTTTATTGTATCTTGTTAGTGACAAGTGAGAAAACCAAAAGTAGTTCTAAAGTTGAAAAGTCAGTTCAATAGCAATTACTAAACTGATTCTTTATTCATCTAATGAAGGGAACTCATCTGTCGTTATCAAGACTTTGTAGTCTAATTATTTGTTCGTCTTAGATCTAATTAAATAgtaattattatgattttttttaaattataaattttaaaatttttattttaaaattgtgaaaatttttaaaaatggtagcaatttttttatttaaaagctacaatgaaagtgttttcatagtatttatttaaaaattttaaattaatgaatataagtGGATGGAGAGGACCTTAATATAATTTTAGTGAAAAGTTAGGTGAATATAGTTGTACTAATAAgaatttggataatttttaatttaaagttattttcttCCAAGACATTATagcatatatttttattataagtaTTTTAATGTAGTGAATCTTGaatatggtttttaaaaaacgtttcGAGGTgtaaaatatttctcaaatttgGAGGGTAATTCTCCTTGCATTCAACCTACATCATCAGCTAGGCAACATGGTGTGCCCATGCACCCTCAGCTATTCCAGAATTCAGAGGAGGAGCCTGATGCATATAAAAATGAGTCCTTTTAAGCGCATTTGAcctactactacctctgctaaGCGATGTTGTGTGTCCATCCCTTTGATGTTCTCGAGGAGGACCTTGACATGCAGGAGAAGGGTTCACCTCGACATCTTACATATCTGTATTGCCAACTAGGCCTTGCAACAAGGAGAGATGTGAGACCAATCGCTTGACACACAATAATACTTGAGATAGTGAAACATACATCACTATTTATCTTTTGTTGCAAAAGTgtttgtaatattatatttctttatgttataaaaaaagttattaaatatatctctataaatattatggatcatgagaggaaaatgatta
It encodes:
- the LOC117913978 gene encoding 50S ribosomal protein L28, chloroplastic, translated to MAAAVAGGGLVVCNSSHKLRLPSLKKAKMASDLAFVTSQFGGIKISCTHLQLLNPIPSAPLTLPLRPVARRVCPFTGKKANKANKVSFSNHKTKKLQFVNLQYKKIWWEAGKRYVKLRLSTKALKTIEKNGLDAVAKKAGIDLRKE